The Elaeis guineensis isolate ETL-2024a chromosome 5, EG11, whole genome shotgun sequence DNA segment TCAGGACAGAAGACAGCAAAAATAAAATAGGGGGTGCCAATGATGTATTTGTAGGTGATATAAGAGATGCTGAAAGTATTGTTCCTGCTGTCCAAGGAATTGATGCACTCATAATCCTGACAAGTGCTGTGCCAAAGATGAAACCAGGGTTTGATCCAAGCAAAGGTGAAAGGCCTGAATTCTATTTTGAGGATGGATCATACCCCGAGCAGGTGAATTGCACATTTGATTTCTAGTGAACCATCACTTCTGCTTCTTTTTTCCCCTTAATTTATTGGTTAAGTTCCTGGCATGCTAAGGTTGATTGGATTGGTCAGAAGAACCAGATAGATGCTGGTAAGGCTTCTCTCCCTCCCTTCCCCACCGTTCTCACTTTATTTTTATAAGAGGTGCTTCTCTGTACCTGTTTGTGGTAACTAAGAACCATTGCTCTAGGAAATTCCTTGTCGAACTGCCTAGCAGCCACATGGGCATTTCAGCTTGATTATTAAATTCTTTGCTAGGCTCTctgactttcttctttttgtGCAGCCAAAGCTGTTGGTGTGAAACAGATTGTTTTGGTCGGGTCTATGGGTGGAACAGATGTCAATAATCCATTGAACAACATTGGGAATGGGAATATACTTGTAAGTAGTTAGGTTTGCTGTCCATGTTCATATCTGATATTTCCTCTTGAGTGTCATTTGTTAAGTTGATCCTATCCCCTTTCCTCCCACTTATTTTATTTAAGTTTTGTTTTCTTCGTAATTTTCTTGATATTATTGAGGAAGGAAACCCCCTCCATCTTTGTATCTAATTTGCATACTTTCTTTAGGAGTTCTGATGTTTGACACAGACTCCTGCACTATCATCGTGTATACAATTAGTGAATTCATTATAAAAGTTTTAGCTGATTGATAATAAAAACAGAAGCACGTATTTTAATTAATATACACAATTGAGAAGGCATTGTTCTTCTAGCTAGTCATTCCGTGTCTTAATTGGCTTATGAGGCTCCATCTCACACCTGTAGAACTTTTCATCTCTAGAACCAGCTTAGGGGCCTGCGAATTTCAGATAATATATAATGCTTATAATGGGCCAGTTAAGAGAGGCAAGGATTGATTGTGCTAAGAACTTCTGAGTGAGGGTGAAGCAAAACAATTGAAAACCATGTGCAGTGCTTTCTTCGTAACACTTGCAATGCCCCATATGACATTGATGGAACACCAATTGCTGACAATTTTTCAGTCCCTTTGGTCCTCCCTATCTCATTAGTAAGTTAACGGCCATAGTTGATTCAGGGCCTACATGTTCCATCAATTAGATTAACTGGTTCTCTAAAGAACAATATAAGCATGCATCCTGGTTAATATTtcttaataattataaattattgaagATTTATGTGCTCTCTATACTGTGGATTGCCTGTTGAAGTTCAGCTGCTTCACATCTCTTTGCAACCACTTTCAGCATTTGCTTTTCAGTGCACTCCTTTGAGGGGTTTATTTCAATAACCATTTGCACATTACGTAACAAGAATATTAGGGCATATGGGAGAGAACCTACAAGAAGCTTTCCAGCTTCCATTTTATCAATACAAATTtctgatttttatcatttttattgtTCAAATAATTTTGTGGATATAAATGTTAGGCCCAAATCTTGTCACTGCCATTGTAGTACAACCATGACGCATGTGAGCAGAAGTTGAGAAGGCAACAAGCATGATTTCCTTTCACTAGTTCGCATCCACGATACTCTTCTGAACTTTTTGTGTTTTCAAAAAAGGTTATGAGGATTACCAGAAATGAGACATCAACTAGATCCATCAAAGCAGAATGCTGATGATGTTGCCACATTTTTGCAGGTGTGGAAACGGAAGGCAGAACAATATTTAGCAGAATCTGGAACACCATACACAATTATAAGGTAAAGCTTTTTACAGCATGGATTAACAAACTATGACTGCTTTGGATTCCTGCAGTTATACGTTCAAGTCAGTCAATATGTCCATCTGGAGATGCCTTTCTACAGTTCCATATATGCATGTCCTTTGAACAGTTCGTGTATTCAGCGACAATTAATTCAACTTCAAATGGCACTTGGTGTTATAGTAGGAATTACCAATCTAATTAATTGCTTACAAATCATTTCCTATTGAAACATGTAACTTTTTTTCATACTGGAATTATGCTTGCTGGCTATGGTCATGGTTGGTTAAAGAAGAGTATTTCATGAATAACACTGTGATGGTGTTAATATTCTACTAGGTGGTTAGAATATGAGATAAAAATTCTTCGCTTCCTAAACTTACGCATGAAGTCTCTTGCAATTGTTGGTAAAACATATTCCTAGTCCCAAGTAAAAAGACTGTTCGTTATGGAAGTAATAAACTAGCGACACTTTCAAAGGAAAAACATATTTCTGTTTTGCCTGAATTTAGAAGGATCAAACTTCAACGATAACACAACTGAAATCTTACATGAATATTCTAAACATGATTGACAACCAGTTATCCAACAGTTGATGACCCCATGTCTTGGTGTTTGTACCAGGGCCGGAGGATTACAGGATAAAGATGGGGGCCTGCGGGAATTGCTAGTGGGCAAGGACGATGAACTACTCAAGACAGAGACTAGAACAATTGCTCGGGCTGATGTTGCAGAAGTCTGCATTCAGGTATGGAAGCTGAGCTACTGGCACATACAATTTTCTATAGCTGTTATCATATGGGACCTGCGACCGCTCATTGCTTTTTCAGAGTTCCTAATGTTCCATTTTTCCACTAGATGAAGAATACACGTGATCCACTGGAATAACTAACCACATTTAGAGATTACGTagtaacatatatgcatgcaataTGTGACATTGTTTGTGCTTCAGCTGCGTCTAAGGGGAATCCAAATATTTTCTCTGTGGACAGGCGCTGCTGTTTGAAGAAGCTAAGTTTAAGGCATTTGATCTAGCATCCAAGCCAGAGGGCACAGGAACACCAACGACAGATTTCAAGGCACTTTTCTCCCAGATTACTGCTCGTTTCTGAGTCTGTTGGCAGCCTAGAGTGTTTAATCGTCAGTCGTGAAGGAAGATTTAGAAATGGATGTTTATTTGCTTTTGCTGAAAAAACGTGATGCCATCAGTTCATATGAGTTTGTTCCCATATTCACAAAATTTTGTATTACCATttttgagaaataaattttgtactACTGTGTGCTTGTGCTAAGAGAATTGTTCTTTTATATACTTTTTATGGGAAAACTTGCAAGCAGTTTAGAAGACAAAATGCATTTAGGCTTAGTAACGAGCCACTCAAAATGATTTCCTGTTAAGCTCTCTAAAATAACGCATTGACTAAAATTCACACGAGCACTGGGTTAATGACTTAGATGATTGTTTGCCTTTGTTTTTTTTGGTTAATTTCTGGTTTGTTGGGATAATCGGATTTGCTCCTCCTGATTCTACGTCAATTTCTATATTCGAGATCAGCTCTTTATTCCATATCTATATAACAAGAGTCAAGAGATCCCAAAAGGGGAGATTCTGGAAGGAAAGAAATTTTCAGAATTCAGTTATAATTAGAGTCATCTGGTTGAAACAAAGTCATTATGGTCAAACCAGAGTCATCTGGCCAAATCAGAGTCATCATGGTTAAACTTGAGTTATCATGGTTGAAGCAACATCTTCATGGCTAatgaccatcttcatgtcatgaccGATTGACCATCTTCATGACCAAACCAGCATCATAACGGTCGACTGTCAAACAATCGACTGTCGACTGTCAGACAGCCGACTGCCAAATATATAATCATGGTACTACAATCGTGGATAATAACTATATGCCacgatcattagtgggcataagTTGCttactaactccatgattatggtctAATAATCGGGATAACTACCTCTTAGTGCCATAAAAAGCAGAACCACGTGCTCGACGATTACACCTGAGTCACCTATAAAGGAGAAATAAAGGAACAGGCAAGGGATAAGACACTTCTGGGTAAGCACTCTGCCACTTTTTATACTCAACTTACTGTTCACTTACTCATTACTGACTTAGGTATTGGAGGGTCTCCGTCAGACACAATTTCAATTAGTAGACTTTTTT contains these protein-coding regions:
- the LOC105044383 gene encoding uncharacterized protein At5g02240, producing the protein MAMRVSFFFGPPKLFPFFDSRDLSAKSAAFLSPPPCSSPSKKPRRNLGARAMAGGPPSTVLVTGAGGRTGQIVYKKLKERTDQFIARGLVRTEDSKNKIGGANDVFVGDIRDAESIVPAVQGIDALIILTSAVPKMKPGFDPSKGERPEFYFEDGSYPEQVDWIGQKNQIDAAKAVGVKQIVLVGSMGGTDVNNPLNNIGNGNILVWKRKAEQYLAESGTPYTIIRAGGLQDKDGGLRELLVGKDDELLKTETRTIARADVAEVCIQALLFEEAKFKAFDLASKPEGTGTPTTDFKALFSQITARF